A window from Chloroherpetonaceae bacterium encodes these proteins:
- the leuS gene encoding leucine--tRNA ligase has translation MKYSFSEIEPKWQSYWENSQTFKTIESTSQPKFYVLDMFPYPSGSGLHVGHLEGYTATDIVARYKRHKGFSVLHPMGWDAFGLPAEQYAIKTGTHPKVTTEQNVQNFKSSLKRLGASYDWSREINTTDPEYFKWTQFIFLELYKKGLAYISEVPVNWCIEQKTVLANEEVDEYIEKGFTVVRKPLKQWVLRITEYAERLLQDLDGLDWSESIKEMQRNWIGKSTGCEVEFKVNHAAESIRVYTTRPDTLFGATYMVLSPEHPLVEMITTKEHKSAVEKYQDETRLKSELERTGLQKEKTGVFTGGFAINPLTKQPIPVWIADYVLMSYGTGAIMAVPAHDERDWEFAKKFGLEIREVIQSPKSVQEEAFSSKDSVCVNSANSEISLNGLGFQEAFEKVCDYLEAKGIGKRKVNYKLRDWVFSRQRYWGEPIPIKHYYEGKAAGTMLPETNLPLLLPEVEKYEPSGTGESPLANIDAWLFGEDENGKFRRETNTMPQWAGSCWYYLRFKDARNMTAFCSSEREKYWGQVDLYIGGAEHAVLHLLYSRFWHKVLYDLGLVHHNEPFQKLFNQGMILGEDGEKMSKSRGNVVAVDSLLENYGADAARLYVMFLGPLEQVKPWNTKGIEGISRFLGRVWRLVYTNLHDGSPETDNIVGVSEEPLPLELKKALHRTIKKVEEDCENLRFNTAISAMMELVNALTKENNHSREAIEPLLVMLSPFAPHITEELWAAIGHTSSISNTPFPIFDPALTAVDAVTIAVQVSGKLRGTFEAAVGMSNDDLITLAKEVDSVVKFLEGKEIIKQIVVPNKLVNLVVK, from the coding sequence ATGAAATACTCTTTTTCTGAAATAGAACCCAAGTGGCAATCGTATTGGGAAAATTCTCAAACCTTCAAAACCATTGAATCCACTTCACAGCCCAAGTTTTATGTGCTCGATATGTTTCCTTACCCAAGCGGCAGCGGCTTGCATGTCGGGCATTTGGAAGGCTACACCGCTACGGATATCGTGGCGCGCTACAAGCGTCATAAAGGATTTTCAGTTCTTCATCCAATGGGTTGGGATGCTTTTGGCTTACCCGCCGAGCAATATGCGATCAAAACCGGAACACACCCCAAAGTAACCACCGAGCAAAATGTTCAGAACTTTAAGTCGTCTTTGAAACGCCTTGGCGCTTCCTACGATTGGTCGCGCGAAATCAACACCACCGACCCGGAGTATTTCAAATGGACACAGTTCATCTTCCTTGAGCTTTATAAAAAAGGGCTCGCCTACATCTCCGAAGTCCCCGTCAATTGGTGCATTGAGCAAAAAACAGTACTCGCCAATGAAGAAGTGGATGAATACATCGAAAAAGGATTTACGGTTGTTCGCAAGCCATTAAAACAGTGGGTGCTCCGCATTACCGAATACGCCGAGCGTTTGCTCCAAGATCTTGATGGGCTTGATTGGAGCGAGAGCATCAAAGAAATGCAGCGCAATTGGATTGGCAAATCCACCGGCTGTGAAGTTGAATTCAAAGTGAATCACGCGGCGGAATCAATTCGTGTTTATACCACTCGCCCCGATACGCTTTTTGGCGCAACGTATATGGTGCTTTCGCCCGAGCATCCTTTAGTTGAGATGATCACCACGAAAGAACACAAGAGCGCGGTCGAAAAGTATCAAGATGAGACACGGCTTAAGTCGGAACTCGAGCGCACGGGATTGCAAAAAGAAAAGACGGGCGTGTTTACAGGCGGTTTCGCCATCAACCCCCTGACCAAGCAGCCCATACCGGTTTGGATTGCCGATTATGTTTTGATGAGCTACGGAACCGGCGCGATTATGGCCGTTCCCGCACACGACGAGCGCGACTGGGAATTCGCCAAAAAATTTGGGTTAGAAATTCGAGAAGTCATTCAATCGCCAAAAAGTGTTCAAGAAGAAGCCTTTTCTTCTAAAGACAGCGTGTGTGTGAATAGTGCAAACAGTGAGATTTCCCTGAATGGACTTGGTTTTCAAGAAGCCTTTGAGAAAGTCTGTGATTATCTCGAAGCGAAAGGAATCGGAAAGCGAAAAGTCAATTACAAACTTCGTGATTGGGTTTTTTCTCGCCAACGCTATTGGGGCGAACCAATTCCGATTAAACACTACTATGAAGGCAAAGCCGCCGGCACGATGCTTCCTGAAACGAATCTGCCGCTTTTGCTTCCGGAAGTTGAAAAGTATGAACCAAGCGGCACGGGCGAATCGCCGCTCGCAAATATTGATGCGTGGCTTTTTGGTGAAGATGAAAACGGGAAGTTTCGCCGCGAAACCAACACAATGCCACAATGGGCAGGAAGCTGTTGGTATTACTTGAGATTTAAGGATGCAAGAAACATGACGGCTTTTTGCTCCTCTGAACGCGAAAAATATTGGGGTCAAGTCGATCTCTATATTGGGGGAGCGGAGCATGCGGTGCTTCATCTGCTCTATTCGCGCTTTTGGCATAAGGTTCTTTATGATTTAGGGTTGGTGCACCATAACGAGCCATTTCAAAAGCTCTTTAATCAAGGCATGATTTTGGGTGAAGATGGTGAGAAGATGTCGAAATCGCGCGGGAATGTGGTTGCGGTTGATTCACTTCTTGAAAATTATGGTGCCGATGCGGCACGGCTGTATGTGATGTTCTTAGGGCCACTGGAGCAAGTCAAACCGTGGAACACCAAAGGCATTGAGGGTATTTCGCGCTTTTTAGGCCGAGTTTGGCGCTTGGTGTACACCAATCTTCATGACGGCAGCCCCGAAACGGATAACATCGTAGGCGTTTCTGAAGAACCGCTTCCTTTGGAGCTCAAAAAAGCACTTCACCGCACCATCAAAAAAGTGGAGGAAGATTGCGAAAACTTACGGTTTAACACCGCCATATCGGCAATGATGGAATTGGTGAATGCCTTAACCAAAGAGAATAATCATAGCCGCGAAGCCATTGAGCCACTTTTGGTGATGCTCTCTCCTTTTGCGCCACATATTACAGAGGAGCTTTGGGCAGCAATTGGTCATACGAGCAGTATTAGTAACACACCCTTCCCGATTTTCGACCCTGCTCTAACGGCAGTTGATGCCGTGACGATTGCCGTGCAAGTGAGCGGCAAGCTTCGCGGAACATTTGAGGCTGCCGTCGGAATGAGCAACGACGATTTAATTACACTTGCCAAAGAAGTAGATTCGGTGGTGAAATTTTTAGAAGGCAAAGAAATCATTAAACAAATTGTCGTTCCAAATAAGTTGGTAAATTTGGTGGTGAAGTAA
- a CDS encoding UPF0175 family protein has product MKTITLDIPDELEEKKAKLLIAGALYDKAILTSSQAAELAGMSRKEFLIELGTIGITIFGETEEDLKKIR; this is encoded by the coding sequence ATGAAAACAATTACGTTGGATATTCCTGACGAATTAGAAGAAAAAAAAGCAAAACTTCTTATTGCCGGGGCTTTGTATGATAAAGCTATTTTAACCTCATCACAAGCGGCAGAACTTGCCGGTATGAGTCGAAAGGAATTTTTGATTGAGTTAGGAACAATTGGGATTACTATTTTTGGCGAAACTGAAGAAGATTTAAAGAAAATCAGATAA
- a CDS encoding T9SS type A sorting domain-containing protein — protein sequence MKRLSIVFLLSLLIVSSKIHAQVPVIDGNANETAYTSVFNTNSNNGFGSTNAVYSIRTYNDGVNLYLAVTGTLDANNGIAIFMDFSGYGGRAAGSNVGGSLSGGGSFNGPTAANNTNLTLNGMEADYLIWINRDGTNLYLDMIRYGSTNIITRPFIGQTSLSSTSSVTGPSSADTLFMGANTITFAYDNSNTTGATAQGLEMSIPLSALPGVNASQSVKFFAVLGNTGNPTFWSNEAVPGITSASNLGQNPGQLNTGDVFTSELTLPVELSSFNASFKNGTVELVWETASEINNQGFFIERSNDQVAFSNLGFIRGKGTTTEGQRYSFLDRSAAGKVYYRLKQVDFDGKFEYSPILEVSGVPSRFALAQNYPNPFNPSTQINYSLGARSLVTLKVFDILGRELQTLVNETKEIGSYSVRFNASILPSGVYFYRLQSGAFSETKRMMLVK from the coding sequence ATGAAAAGACTATCTATCGTTTTTTTACTTTCCTTGCTCATCGTTTCAAGCAAGATACATGCGCAAGTTCCGGTTATTGACGGAAATGCAAATGAAACGGCATATACTTCAGTGTTTAATACAAATTCCAACAATGGATTTGGAAGTACCAATGCCGTTTACAGCATTCGAACCTACAATGATGGGGTAAACCTTTACTTAGCCGTAACAGGAACCTTGGATGCAAATAATGGAATTGCAATTTTTATGGACTTCTCGGGATACGGCGGACGTGCAGCGGGGTCGAATGTTGGCGGAAGTTTGAGCGGAGGCGGAAGTTTCAATGGTCCGACTGCCGCAAACAATACCAATCTTACTTTGAATGGGATGGAAGCTGATTATCTAATTTGGATAAACCGAGATGGCACAAACCTTTATCTTGATATGATTCGATATGGCTCGACAAATATCATCACACGGCCATTTATCGGACAAACATCGCTTTCATCAACTTCTTCGGTAACGGGGCCTTCTTCAGCCGACACTTTGTTTATGGGAGCAAATACAATTACCTTTGCTTACGACAATTCAAACACGACCGGGGCAACCGCGCAAGGCTTAGAAATGTCGATTCCGCTCAGTGCTTTACCGGGTGTGAATGCATCGCAAAGCGTTAAGTTTTTTGCAGTTCTAGGTAATACAGGAAACCCTACTTTTTGGTCGAATGAAGCTGTTCCCGGAATAACAAGTGCAAGCAATCTCGGTCAAAACCCCGGTCAATTAAATACAGGAGATGTCTTCACTTCCGAATTAACCTTACCAGTTGAGCTCTCCTCCTTTAATGCTTCTTTCAAAAATGGCACGGTTGAATTGGTTTGGGAAACCGCTTCGGAAATCAACAATCAAGGCTTTTTTATTGAACGCTCAAACGATCAAGTGGCCTTTTCAAACCTTGGTTTTATTCGAGGAAAAGGAACAACAACGGAAGGTCAGCGATATTCCTTTCTCGACCGAAGCGCCGCCGGAAAAGTTTATTATCGGCTAAAGCAAGTTGATTTTGACGGAAAATTTGAATACTCACCAATCCTTGAGGTTTCTGGCGTACCATCACGATTTGCATTGGCTCAAAACTATCCAAATCCCTTCAATCCTTCGACACAAATTAATTATTCATTAGGTGCACGAAGTCTGGTAACATTAAAAGTATTTGACATTCTTGGCCGTGAATTGCAAACACTTGTCAATGAAACCAAAGAAATCGGGAGTTACAGTGTACGATTTAATGCCTCAATTCTTCCCTCCGGAGTTTACTTCTATCGTTTGCAATCCGGCGCATTTTCAGAAACGAAACGAATGATGCTTGTAAAGTAG
- a CDS encoding DUF3368 domain-containing protein — MSKVVCDTSCLIFLEAIDSLNYLNLLFEEILITKEVAIEFGSVPSWINVNKLNPSNINNPLISLGKGESSSIRLALEIKPTYLILDDKKARKEALKFNLSVIGSLGVLLIAKKNGLMYDTENLIEKIRLTNFRINSNLLQLLKDN, encoded by the coding sequence GTGTCTAAAGTCGTTTGTGATACAAGTTGCCTTATTTTTTTAGAAGCAATTGATTCATTGAATTATCTCAACTTACTTTTTGAGGAAATCCTAATCACAAAAGAAGTCGCTATAGAATTCGGTTCTGTCCCGTCTTGGATTAATGTTAATAAGCTCAATCCTTCAAATATTAATAATCCATTAATAAGTCTTGGAAAAGGGGAATCGAGTTCCATTCGGCTTGCATTGGAAATTAAACCGACTTACCTCATTCTTGATGATAAAAAAGCCCGAAAAGAAGCACTGAAATTTAATTTAAGTGTAATTGGCTCTTTAGGTGTTTTATTGATTGCTAAAAAAAACGGATTGATGTACGATACTGAAAACTTGATTGAAAAGATTCGATTGACAAACTTTAGAATAAATTCAAATTTACTTCAGCTATTGAAGGATAATTAA
- a CDS encoding SpoIIE family protein phosphatase, whose product MNNLFIKSPLLFRILAILLASWFTVLQVQSIVNSFTRPTDENIFRDSARGVEVISVSKDGASEKAGMKVGDIIVSINGKKFSNSREANNILLQSRPDDVLVYTVLRESILINLYVQIAKVGVDWAQLILLFIALSTTTIGLFVGWLRAELLGARIFSIGLILFSNLFVPSLGQSELPLTIIQLSWAFSFPLLLHMRIYSPKINLRHYELKKLVRNYYVVSSAFFLFLHFMLPNLRVKAGEVSIPTIILIGAPQVFFIIYSLWVWIDFDKKQEAENKKPFQLIQVAFGLFALSYVVGNFLLNIFTYGRYVFVLGAAVPIIYYYIIIRHRLFGITRLVRRSLRHLIATIGLVTLSIWALINLIAFLIKFNIGGFGVRFTSFSVQGYPAPIGSTAEIGGQRFLYLIFGMGIAFGYAWVMKHLKYTLDKQFHQEDYDYRSALSEFAQIFAEKRNINELADAISDETIKLMSLKGMAIYLVTRETYELIVSRGCCDTFTVQKSSDVYSRLSSYTGITLYDETHSIPEFTEASVQLIVPLMIKDRQVGVMILAEKLSEDSYKKDDLEFIDSVSKQAAVALENARLTKEESDRRRLKRELEFARKVQQELLPETLPTLENLEIAGTYIAAGEVGGDYYDVIKQSNGNVSVLVGDVSGKGISAAMNMSRVQGVVRAITFENNCNPKLLLEKINNAIFSHTSRGTFITMISAEFNPFEHRLKIARAGHLPLLHFNCKTKALTLIKPNGIGLGLGNKEIFDKTVEEISFTYSEGDYFLFISDGVTDAKNNLGEEFGIDGLEKVLKSLPDLSAKEILMRIENALIDFAGNAEQYDDVTMLAVKAKPLKSTSDRM is encoded by the coding sequence ATGAACAATTTATTCATCAAATCTCCACTTCTATTTCGCATCCTCGCCATTCTTTTGGCAAGTTGGTTTACTGTCTTGCAGGTGCAATCCATTGTAAATTCATTCACCCGCCCAACAGACGAAAACATTTTCCGCGATTCTGCTCGTGGTGTTGAGGTAATTTCTGTTTCCAAAGATGGCGCTTCAGAAAAAGCCGGAATGAAGGTTGGGGATATCATTGTATCAATTAACGGGAAGAAATTCAGCAATTCGAGAGAAGCAAATAACATCTTACTCCAATCCCGTCCCGATGATGTGCTCGTCTATACGGTTTTACGAGAATCGATACTTATCAACCTTTATGTTCAGATCGCAAAAGTTGGCGTTGATTGGGCACAGTTAATCTTGTTGTTCATTGCATTATCAACCACAACGATTGGTCTCTTTGTCGGATGGTTAAGGGCTGAACTTCTTGGCGCAAGAATCTTTTCGATCGGGCTCATTTTATTTTCGAATCTTTTTGTCCCTTCGTTAGGGCAATCTGAACTTCCATTAACAATTATTCAACTCTCTTGGGCGTTTTCTTTTCCGCTTTTGCTCCATATGCGGATTTATTCCCCCAAAATAAATCTTAGGCATTATGAGTTAAAAAAACTTGTTCGAAATTACTATGTCGTATCAAGCGCTTTTTTTCTTTTTTTGCATTTTATGCTTCCAAATCTTCGGGTTAAAGCCGGAGAAGTCTCCATTCCGACAATTATTCTGATTGGCGCTCCGCAAGTTTTTTTTATCATTTATTCTCTTTGGGTTTGGATTGATTTTGATAAAAAGCAAGAAGCCGAAAACAAAAAACCGTTTCAGCTAATTCAAGTTGCCTTTGGGCTTTTTGCGCTGAGCTATGTTGTTGGAAATTTTTTGCTCAATATTTTTACTTACGGCCGATATGTTTTTGTTTTAGGTGCCGCTGTTCCCATCATTTATTACTATATCATCATTCGCCATCGACTCTTTGGCATCACAAGGCTTGTTCGTCGAAGTTTAAGACATCTCATTGCGACAATAGGACTTGTAACATTATCGATTTGGGCTTTGATAAATCTTATTGCGTTTCTTATCAAGTTTAATATTGGTGGATTCGGCGTACGGTTCACTTCATTTAGTGTTCAGGGTTATCCTGCGCCAATTGGTTCAACGGCAGAAATCGGAGGTCAACGGTTTTTGTATTTGATTTTTGGAATGGGCATTGCATTTGGATATGCGTGGGTGATGAAGCATTTAAAGTACACGCTTGATAAGCAGTTTCATCAAGAGGACTATGATTACCGAAGCGCACTTTCTGAATTTGCCCAAATATTTGCTGAAAAGAGAAACATCAATGAACTTGCCGATGCCATATCTGATGAAACAATCAAGTTGATGTCCCTCAAGGGAATGGCAATCTATTTGGTCACACGAGAAACTTATGAACTGATTGTTTCTCGCGGTTGCTGCGATACATTCACCGTTCAAAAATCTTCCGATGTTTATTCAAGGCTTTCTTCTTATACCGGAATCACTTTGTATGACGAAACCCATTCTATTCCCGAATTCACAGAAGCGAGTGTTCAATTGATTGTACCCTTGATGATTAAAGACCGTCAGGTTGGTGTGATGATTTTGGCTGAAAAGCTTTCTGAGGATTCTTACAAAAAGGACGACTTAGAGTTTATCGATTCCGTTTCTAAACAGGCCGCCGTTGCGCTTGAAAACGCGCGTCTTACCAAAGAAGAAAGCGATCGAAGGCGACTCAAACGTGAGCTTGAATTTGCCCGAAAGGTTCAGCAAGAGTTACTTCCCGAAACTTTACCAACGCTTGAGAATCTTGAAATTGCAGGGACTTACATTGCAGCAGGTGAAGTCGGCGGTGACTATTACGATGTAATTAAACAGTCGAATGGGAATGTCTCCGTGCTTGTCGGGGATGTCTCGGGGAAAGGGATTTCAGCGGCAATGAACATGTCTCGGGTTCAAGGCGTGGTTCGTGCAATTACATTCGAAAATAATTGCAATCCCAAATTGCTCCTTGAAAAAATTAATAACGCCATTTTCTCACACACTTCTCGTGGAACCTTCATTACAATGATTAGCGCAGAGTTTAACCCATTTGAACATCGCTTAAAAATTGCACGCGCCGGACACTTGCCATTGCTTCATTTTAATTGTAAAACCAAAGCATTAACGCTTATCAAACCCAATGGTATCGGGCTTGGTTTGGGAAATAAAGAAATCTTTGATAAAACCGTAGAAGAAATTTCTTTTACATATTCAGAAGGTGATTACTTTCTATTTATTTCCGATGGGGTTACAGATGCCAAAAACAACTTGGGTGAAGAATTTGGCATCGACGGTTTAGAAAAAGTATTAAAATCACTTCCTGATTTAAGTGCTAAAGAAATTTTAATGCGTATCGAAAATGCCTTGATTGATTTTGCCGGGAATGCCGAGCAATATGACGACGTGACAATGCTTGCGGTTAAAGCAAAACCACTCAAGTCAACTTCAGACCGAATGTGA
- a CDS encoding GNAT family N-acetyltransferase produces the protein MSVEIKEALTKKEIREYIKFAWQIYTTDLELKKNWVPHIISDYEKTLDKTRYPLWEHADRACFTAWKNGKMVGTITAVTNQLHNEVHEDNIGFWGFFECVNDQEVANALFDAAKGWLKSKGKDAMRGPISPSQNDQLGMLSKGYDSPPVFLMTYNPPYYHTLCKNYGLENVQELVAFKILQNTIDRPRLKRLTDSLTARYKVKLRKVNLKNWREEAVIVRKLYNAAWEKNWGFVPMTENEFYALVEDLRKIADPDFIYILENEKREPIGVSIALPDINVALKHVNGNPMTPWGIIKFLWYSRKINMVRTIIMGVVPEYRNKGLDSIFHNAAIENGLQKGIVGSELSWVLKSNVQMMKLAETIGGEAYKEYIIYQKQI, from the coding sequence ATGTCTGTAGAAATTAAAGAGGCTCTAACGAAGAAAGAAATTCGCGAATACATCAAATTCGCTTGGCAGATTTACACCACCGACCTAGAACTAAAGAAAAATTGGGTTCCTCACATCATCTCCGATTATGAAAAAACGCTGGATAAAACTCGTTACCCGCTTTGGGAACATGCCGATCGGGCCTGTTTCACCGCTTGGAAAAATGGAAAGATGGTAGGAACCATTACGGCAGTCACAAACCAATTGCATAACGAAGTTCACGAAGATAACATCGGCTTTTGGGGTTTTTTTGAATGTGTGAACGACCAAGAAGTCGCGAATGCGCTTTTTGATGCAGCCAAAGGGTGGCTTAAATCAAAGGGCAAAGATGCAATGCGAGGTCCTATAAGCCCATCACAAAATGATCAATTGGGGATGCTTTCAAAAGGATATGATTCTCCGCCAGTCTTTTTAATGACTTACAACCCCCCTTACTATCATACCCTTTGTAAAAACTATGGTCTTGAAAATGTTCAAGAATTGGTTGCGTTTAAGATTCTTCAAAACACCATTGATCGCCCCCGTCTAAAACGCCTTACAGATTCACTGACTGCGCGTTATAAGGTCAAGCTTCGAAAAGTCAACTTAAAGAATTGGCGAGAGGAAGCCGTGATTGTAAGAAAACTGTATAATGCTGCGTGGGAAAAGAATTGGGGCTTTGTACCAATGACAGAAAATGAATTTTATGCTTTGGTCGAAGATTTAAGAAAAATTGCTGACCCTGATTTTATTTATATCCTTGAAAATGAAAAGCGCGAACCAATTGGCGTTTCAATCGCACTGCCCGACATCAATGTTGCGCTGAAGCATGTCAATGGAAACCCAATGACACCGTGGGGAATTATCAAGTTTTTGTGGTATTCGCGAAAAATAAATATGGTGAGAACCATCATTATGGGAGTTGTGCCGGAATATCGAAATAAAGGATTGGATAGCATTTTTCACAATGCTGCAATTGAAAATGGGCTGCAAAAAGGAATCGTTGGAAGTGAGCTCTCGTGGGTACTGAAATCAAATGTTCAAATGATGAAACTCGCTGAAACAATTGGCGGTGAGGCTTATAAGGAATACATTATCTATCAAAAGCAGATTTAA
- a CDS encoding glycosyltransferase family 9 protein, translating into MNQPKRILVIRLSAIGDIVLTTPILRWLKMKYPKSEIEYLTKPEHQPLLRHNPHISRIHQLGSFNSNLELPFDLVIDLQNNHLSRSHTPRVVREVYRYQKENWKKFLLVWVKWNFYREILPVPERYKKSVEVLQLPDDGRGCEIVLTSDEIKTAQEMISSTTNQKILAVCYGAKHFTKRYPPEKYAAFLSQFNPIDWKVILLGSETDSINGKLIREGVISNGFPAESLIDFSGKLSLRETAALLSLSHHVLTGDTGLMHIATAFQKDCTVIFGSSVKEFGFLPYRSPFNLIENPSLTCRPCSHIGRASCPKGHFKCMNDLELDFKLIN; encoded by the coding sequence GTGAACCAACCAAAACGAATATTAGTCATTCGCCTGAGCGCTATTGGTGATATTGTTCTCACCACACCAATCCTCCGATGGCTCAAAATGAAATACCCAAAAAGCGAAATTGAATATCTCACCAAACCTGAACATCAGCCTTTATTACGCCATAACCCGCACATTTCAAGAATTCATCAACTCGGATCATTTAATTCGAATTTGGAATTGCCATTTGATTTGGTGATTGACTTGCAAAATAACCACCTATCGCGAAGCCACACGCCTCGAGTCGTTAGAGAGGTTTATCGCTATCAAAAGGAAAATTGGAAGAAGTTTCTATTGGTATGGGTGAAGTGGAATTTCTATCGAGAGATATTGCCCGTTCCTGAGCGATACAAGAAATCGGTAGAAGTTCTTCAGTTGCCCGATGATGGAAGAGGGTGTGAAATTGTTCTTACTTCAGATGAAATCAAGACGGCCCAAGAGATGATTTCAAGTACAACAAACCAAAAGATTTTAGCCGTTTGTTACGGGGCAAAGCATTTTACCAAACGCTATCCACCGGAGAAATATGCCGCTTTTCTTTCGCAATTCAATCCAATCGATTGGAAAGTGATTCTTTTGGGCAGCGAGACTGATAGCATCAACGGAAAATTAATTCGGGAGGGAGTAATTTCAAACGGCTTCCCTGCTGAGTCTTTAATTGATTTTTCTGGGAAACTAAGTCTTCGCGAAACCGCGGCACTTTTATCGCTTTCTCATCATGTGCTTACCGGCGATACAGGTCTCATGCATATAGCCACAGCGTTTCAAAAGGATTGCACTGTAATTTTCGGGTCTTCGGTCAAAGAATTTGGGTTTCTCCCGTATCGCTCGCCCTTCAATTTAATTGAGAATCCTTCTCTAACCTGTCGCCCGTGCTCACATATTGGCCGCGCATCGTGCCCGAAAGGTCACTTCAAGTGCATGAATGATTTGGAACTTGATTTCAAATTGATTAACTAA